AATCGAGTCGCGTGCAGACACAAACGCTTAAAACCAAGCTCTTTTGTTTCTTTTAGCGATTCATCGGGTGCGTACTTGTCATCCCCCACAATTGGGTAACCCGCATACTGCGCATGCACACGAATTTGATGGGTACGTCCGGTTACTGGCTCACACTCAACCAAACTATACCCATCAAACTGTCTGGCTAATTTAAATCGCGTTAAACTTTCTTTTCCATCCATGTGCACCTTAACTACGCGCTCACCGGATTTAAGCTCATTTTTTAATAAGGGCGCATTGACTTGCAGTTTACGCTTTGGCCAACTGCCGTACACCAAAGCCAAATACGTTTTTTGCACCCCTTCTTTTTCACGTAACGCGGTATGCAACTCTTTTAAAACCGCACGTTTTTTCGCCACCATGATAAGACCTGAAGTATCACGATCTAATCGATGAACAAGTTCAATGAATTTTTCTAGTGGTCGCATTTGACGGATAACTTCCACCAGACCAAAACTCAAGCCACTACCACCATGAACCGCCAAACCAGAAGGTTTATTAATCACAATTAAGCCTTTGTCTTCATAGACAATGCGTGATTCTATCTCGTTTTTTAGACGATCAGACAACACTGGCTTATCCGATTCTGGTGCGATAACAATCGGCGCAATTCGCACGACATCGTCATTTACTAGACGATAATCTGGTTTTGTGCGCTTCTTGTTAACGCGAATTTCACCTTTTCTTAACAAGTTGTAAATTTTTCCTTTTGGCACGCCTTTGAGGAAAGTGACCAAAAAATTATCGATTCGCTGCCCCGTGTTATTCTCGTCAATTGTGACGTAACGAACGGCTGGACGCTCTGCTGAATTTTGTTCTGTGTCAGACTTAAGCAAAGATTGGTTTCCTTTATAATTGAAGCACTTAGTTTTTACTGTTATATTCACATTCACAGAGGATAAGAGACAACAAAACACCTCGAAGATAAGATGCAAACATTGATGACAATTACCAAAGCGACACTTTGGCCCTTATCTTACCTCTGTAACAGTTAATCTTAAATAATAAACCGCATGATTCGGAAAAATTCGCTTCAGTGGAAGGAACTCTCATTATATTGCTTGATCACGCGTTCGCGTTGTTTCGTAAAAAAAGCAAGAACGAGACCGGTTAAAGAGACAATTTGGTATTAATCTAGGCAGCGGCCACATAAAAGCGTTTAAAAAACGAAACGTGTTCACTTCTCGCCCGAAAAACTGAATGACTTACTCTAATTCTGAGTCAGATTTATTAATGGTTACCCTATCACCGCAGTGACTCTTTCGTTTCAGCCAACAGAGTTCACACATACAATGATTAGAATGCTTATTAATGCAACTCAACAAGAAGAGTTGCGCGTCGCCCTAGTAGATGGACAGCGCCTATATGATCTTGACATCGAATCCGGTTCACGCGAACAAAAGAAATCCAATATTTACAAAGGCCGCATCACTCGTATTGAACCGAGTTTAGAAGCGGCATTTGTTGATTTTGGCGCCGATCGCCACGGTTTCCTCCCTCTCAAAGAAATCTCTAAAACGTACTTTTCAAAAAAATCCAACCATGACGGCCGAATTAACATCAAAGATGTGTTAAGCGAAGGCCAAGAAGTCATAGTACAAGTGGATAAAGAAGAGCGCGGCAACAAAGGAGCTGCATTAACGACCTTCGTCAGCTTAGCTGGGCGTTATTTGGTATTGATGCCAAACAACCCCCGCGCTGGTGGTATTTCTCGTCGTATTGACGGTGACGACCGCTCGCACTTAAAAGAAGCGATGTCCGGCTTAAACACACCAGAAAACGGCGGTCTTATTGTCCGTACCGCAGGCGTAGGCCGTTCCACAGAAGAACTTCAGTGGGACCTAGATTACCTCGACACTCTTTGGAACTCGATTACCAAAGCTGCCTCTGAAAAACCCGCGCCGTTCTTGATTTACCAAGAAAGTAACATTGTTATACGTGCAATACGCGACTACCTTCGTGAAGACATCGGCGAAGTTCTAATAGATGAAAAAAGTGCCTACCAAGACGCCATTAATTTCGTCATGCAAGTCATGCCTCACTTCAAATCTCGTATCAAAATGTATACGGATGCCACGCCATTGTTTAACCGCTTTCAAATTGAAACTCAAATTGAAACGGCTTTTCAACGTGAAGTTCGACTCCCTTCTGGTGGTTCTATTGTTATCGACCCAACAGAAGCGCTTGTCTCCATTGATATTAACTCGGCCCGTGCAACAAAGGGCGGCGATATCGAAGAGACAGCATTGCAAACTAACTTAGAAGCGGCCGATGAAATTGCTCGACAGTTACGACTTCGAGATATTGGTGGTTTGGTTGTCATCGACTTCATTGATATGACACCTGCACGCAATCAAAAAGAAGTGGAAAATCGCATGAAAAATGCGCTTGAAGCCGACAGAGCCCGCGTGCAAATTGGCCGAATTTCACGCTTCGGCTTGCTGGAAATGTCCCGTCAACGCCTACGCCCTTCTTTAGGTGAAACCAGCGGTATCGTTTGCCCTCGTTGTAATGGGCAAGGATTTATTCGCGACGTTGAATCGTTAGCACTGTCTGTTCTTAGATTGATAGAGGAAGAATGCTCCAAAGAACGGACTTCACAAATACGTGCTGTGCTGCCGGTTTCAGTTGCCACTTTCTTGCTAAACGAAAAACGTACGAATATTGCAAAAATTGAAAAACGCAACAATGTTCATATCATTCTTGTGCCAAACCCACACATGGAAACACCACATTTTGAAGTGGAGCGTATTCGTGATGACAGCACAGTCGTGATGCAAAATGAAAACAGCTATTCCTTGATTAATACACCAGAACAGCCTCCTTACGAGCCACGTAAAGCCAGCGAAAATGTTCGCCCACAAGCCGCAGTAACGAGCATTGCTCCAAAAGCACCCGCTCCAGAAGCGGCTACCGTTTCCGCTGTCGAACCTAAAATGATTGAAACGGTGAATACCAAACCGAGCTTATTTAAGCGCATTATGACAGCACTATTTGGTGAAGATCAGCCTAAAGCTGCACCAAAAACACCTAGTAAAGTAAGTACAGCGTCAAACAAAGCACCAGATAATGACACGGAGAACAAAACACCACCTCGCACTAACCGCAACAAGCGACATGTTAAACATCAGCACGCTGATCGTGACAATTCAACAACGGAGAAACAACGCTCCACACGTCAATCTCGTCGTGAACAAGCCGAGGAAGTTACAAACACAACGGGCAACACTAACAGCCGTCGTCACAATAATCGAGGCAATCGCTCTGATTCCTCTGAAGCAAGACCTGAGAAGCAAGAAGCTGCGGTGAAGGCAGCGCCTCGACAGCCTCAGAAAGACGTTCCTGAGGTGAAAGAACGTAAACGAGAGCGCAATGATAATCGTCGTCGTAATGGCAAATTGAAAGATGAAGCGCAAGAAGCAGTTAAAGTTCAAGAGCAGGAAGACATTGCAGCTTTGGAGACGGCTAAAAACACAGCCGATTCTGAATCAAGCAATCACTCAGATGAACCACAACGTCGTTCTCGTCGTTCAAGGCGCTCTCGTCGTCCGCAAAAAGATGAGGTAAGCGAACAACAAGAGAACATCGAGGCTAGCGTTCCTGAAGAAATAGTCAGTGCCTCATCTGCTGATGCAACAGCTGATGCCAAAGATCCTACCCCTGCGGTAACGGAAAAAAGTAGCGAAGCCGTTGCGGCGACTCCATCAGACCTCAAGTCAGATGTTGAAATAGATACGCAAAAGAATAAAACCACTACACACGATGACGTGGTAAAACGAGAAGAAGATAAAGTGGTTGAAAAAGAATCAACTCAAGCGGCACCAGAGGTTGAAAAGACACAAGTTGTCATTGTGGAATCGATCGCAGCTGAACCTGTAAGTCAGATTGAACCACTGAAAGAGCAACCATTGTCCGAGCAACCAGTCAAAGAGGATTCTACTGGGTCTGTAGA
The sequence above is a segment of the Marinomonas sp. IMCC 4694 genome. Coding sequences within it:
- the rluC gene encoding 23S rRNA pseudouridine(955/2504/2580) synthase RluC gives rise to the protein MLKSDTEQNSAERPAVRYVTIDENNTGQRIDNFLVTFLKGVPKGKIYNLLRKGEIRVNKKRTKPDYRLVNDDVVRIAPIVIAPESDKPVLSDRLKNEIESRIVYEDKGLIVINKPSGLAVHGGSGLSFGLVEVIRQMRPLEKFIELVHRLDRDTSGLIMVAKKRAVLKELHTALREKEGVQKTYLALVYGSWPKRKLQVNAPLLKNELKSGERVVKVHMDGKESLTRFKLARQFDGYSLVECEPVTGRTHQIRVHAQYAGYPIVGDDKYAPDESLKETKELGFKRLCLHATRLDIILNGERMLFEAPLDKEWQQLMNDKLTAVFP
- the rne gene encoding ribonuclease E, producing the protein MIRMLINATQQEELRVALVDGQRLYDLDIESGSREQKKSNIYKGRITRIEPSLEAAFVDFGADRHGFLPLKEISKTYFSKKSNHDGRINIKDVLSEGQEVIVQVDKEERGNKGAALTTFVSLAGRYLVLMPNNPRAGGISRRIDGDDRSHLKEAMSGLNTPENGGLIVRTAGVGRSTEELQWDLDYLDTLWNSITKAASEKPAPFLIYQESNIVIRAIRDYLREDIGEVLIDEKSAYQDAINFVMQVMPHFKSRIKMYTDATPLFNRFQIETQIETAFQREVRLPSGGSIVIDPTEALVSIDINSARATKGGDIEETALQTNLEAADEIARQLRLRDIGGLVVIDFIDMTPARNQKEVENRMKNALEADRARVQIGRISRFGLLEMSRQRLRPSLGETSGIVCPRCNGQGFIRDVESLALSVLRLIEEECSKERTSQIRAVLPVSVATFLLNEKRTNIAKIEKRNNVHIILVPNPHMETPHFEVERIRDDSTVVMQNENSYSLINTPEQPPYEPRKASENVRPQAAVTSIAPKAPAPEAATVSAVEPKMIETVNTKPSLFKRIMTALFGEDQPKAAPKTPSKVSTASNKAPDNDTENKTPPRTNRNKRHVKHQHADRDNSTTEKQRSTRQSRREQAEEVTNTTGNTNSRRHNNRGNRSDSSEARPEKQEAAVKAAPRQPQKDVPEVKERKRERNDNRRRNGKLKDEAQEAVKVQEQEDIAALETAKNTADSESSNHSDEPQRRSRRSRRSRRPQKDEVSEQQENIEASVPEEIVSASSADATADAKDPTPAVTEKSSEAVAATPSDLKSDVEIDTQKNKTTTHDDVVKREEDKVVEKESTQAAPEVEKTQVVIVESIAAEPVSQIEPLKEQPLSEQPVKEDSTGSVEDDVSTTNEIIENSVVEPEILPSSQDSNESTAGVSVIQSAPETTAEDVAQDKSAEVITDSADLGALDSTVLPIESEQQTVVSEVTSDETSSTERPSRAPRRGRGKPAIKSAAEAKTAVDLPPAILAQQEKLRLEQEEKRNAASTRRRASSGRVKNDPRLDRTADSSLGSDAE